The following is a genomic window from Geoalkalibacter halelectricus.
GGCGCATTTCTCGGACATCTGTTGTTGGGATTTGATTTATCCATGCCCTCCATCGTCGGTCTGGCTTCTTTGGCGGGGGTGGTGGTCAACGATTCGATCCTCCTGGTTATGTTTACAAAAAATCACCTGAAAGGCGGATTGGAAATTCACGAGGCGGCCGCCCAGGCAGCGCGGGATCGTTTTCGCGCCATTTTGCTCACCAGCTTGACCACCGTCATGGGGCTTTTGCCGCTGCTTTTAGAGACCAGCCTGCAAGCGCAAGTCTTGCAGCCGCTGGTTACCTCGGTCGCCTTTGGGCTGACCAGCGCAACACTCCTGAGTCTTTTTTTAGTGCCCTGCATCTATGCCATTCTTGCAGATTTGAATCTCATCGAGCGTGCAGTGCGAAATCCAAACAACCGTGGAGGTAGAGCTCATGCAAGCTAAACCGAGAAAAACAACGGCAATCGGCATCAACCACGTCGCCCTTGAGGTCGGTGATATTGATGAGGCTCTGGCCTTTTATGGCGAGCTGTTCAATTTCAAGTTGCGTGGGCGCAAGGACAAGATGGCCTTCATTGATCTTGGCGATCAATACCTTGCCCTGACTGAGGGACGCAGCCAGGAGCCCGACACCAAACGCCACTTCGGTCTGGTCGTCGACGACCGCGAAGCCATGCGGCCCCTGGTGCAACGACTCGGCTGCACAATCTTGTCCAGCCCGTTTCCGTCCGGCCTGGATTTTCTCGATCCCTGGGGCAATTATATTCAGGTGGTCGAATACGCCTCAGTGCAGTTCACCAAGAGCCCTGAGGTTTTAGCGGGCATGGGGCTGCCCGGCCTGCACAAAGACGACCAGGTGCTGAAGGAACTCAAGGAAAAGGGGATGGAACCACCGCAGAATTCATGATTCGGAAGTCAGCCGCCTAGGAGGCTGTCGGACTATCCGGGCCGAAGCGAAAATTTGGATGTTTCAGTCCGGATTCCGGCTCCTCTGAGAGCGCATAGCCGTAGCTACGTGCCGAAAAGGAGCCGGAATCCGGGCCAAACAGCCGGATTTGCAGCCGGCTCATGGATAGTCCGACATCCTCCTAGCTATTCTTCAAGTTCCCTGCGCGTGGAAAAAGCCTTGAGAATGTCCTTGAGGGAAACGATTCCTTTGACCCGGCCGTCTTCGACCACCATGAGCCGGCTGAGGTCGTTTTTCTTCATGTGATTGAGGGCTTTGGTCACCGGGGTATGCGGATCGACGGCGTGTGTCTGTGCGCAATCGACGATGATGGAATCCACCCGGGTTGTAGACCATTGCTCGCGGGGAATCTCTTTGACGGCGCGGGTCGTGACGCAGCCGAGCAGGCGGTCGCCTTCCACGACCGGAAACATCTTAAAATGATAGGAGTAGACATAGTCGTCGATCAGTTCTTGTATGCTGATTTGCGGTGACACCGTGACGGGAGGCTGTTTGATGAGTTGCAGCACCGGCACGTCTTCAAAAGACTCCTGCATGAGAACCTGTTGATAGGACATCTGGGCGGCGCTGCGCAAAAACAGCCCGAGGATGGCATGCCAGATACCGCCCACCAGATTTCCGGCCAGCAGATGGACTACCCCGAGAAGAATGAGCACCAGACCGAATCCAGCGCCGAAATTGGCTGCCTTATGTGTGGCCCAGCTCAGATCGCCTTTCCAGCGCCACAGGGCTGAGCGTAGAATGCGGCCGCCGTCCAGGGGATAGGCGGGAATGAGATTGAAGGCGGCAAGTACCCAGTTGATGAAGGCCAGGTACCACAACACTTCGGTGAGCGGAACCGGCAGGTAGTCGCCTCCCCAAGAATAGATCAGGTAGAACACCGCGCCGATGACGATGCTCGCGATGGGTCCGGCGATGGCCATGGCAAATTCGGCCATAGGGCGTTGGGGCTCTTCATCCATTTCCGCCATGCCCCCAAACAAAAACAAGGTAATTCCCGTCATGGGCAGATCGAAGCGCCGGGCCACCAATGAGTGCCAGAGTTCATGGAAAATGATGGAAGCGAACAGCCCCAGCGCTCCAATGACCCCCATGAGCCAGTAAGTCTCCTGGCTGAGGTCCGGTTGCCGATGGGGAAAAAATCCGGCGGCCAATGCCCAGACCACCAGCAGAGCAATAAAAATCCAACTAGCGTCGATCCGCACGGCGAAGCCGAATAGTTTGAACAGGGTGATCGGGTTTGAAAACAATGTCTTGGGCGCCATGTAATCCTCTATCCGTCGCTGTCGATTTTCCATCGCCCATTCAGGGTGTGGGCGAATCGAAAGTCTTTCAGTTCAGCAGGGGGGCGCCCCCTCCATGACAAGGGGAGGTAGGGGCTGCGGCCCCGCACCGGGTGAATAGAGCATTTATCCTCTGAAGCACTCGCCGATGCCCTCCGCATAGGAAATCGGCTGGATGGAAAAGGTTTCCGTCCAATTTTGGATATTGCACTCATTGCCTTCGAGCAACATGGCTAACTGGTCCTGGGTCAAGGGAAACTTCTCGAAATCTTCCAGCAGCTTGACGATGGGTTTGACCATGGGCACAGGCTGATGGAGCTTGTGAACCTTGTCCTTGCCAAGCGCTTTACCCGTCAGATCGAGAACTTCATCATAAGTGTAGCTCTCGGCCCCTCCCAGGTGATAAATCTGGCCGCTGGTTTCCGGCAGGGTGAGTGCCTTGACGAAGGTTTCGGCAACCTGAACAACGCTCACCGGCTGGATGCGATACTGCCCATCTCCGATGACCGGAACAACCGGCAATTTACGAATCAGCTCCGCCAGCATTTCGACAAATTCGCCCCCGGGACCAAAGATCAGAGACGGACGGAAAATGGTCCAGTCGAGCTCTGAATCCCGCAACTCCTGTTCTGCCTGCCATTTGGTCTTATGATAACCGGTCTCTGCATCCTGCCTGGTGCCGTTGGCGCTCATGTGCAGGAGGCGCTTGACTCCCTGCGCGGCGGCGGCTTCTCGGACATTGCGCGAACCCTCGACATGCAGCCGTTCAAAGGTCACCCCTTTGTCGGGAAACTGCCGGATGATGCCGACCAGATGGATCACGGCGTCGCAGCCCTGCATGCCCTGCGGCAAGCTGTCGGGCTCGGTAACGTCGCCTGTATGGATTTTCACCTGCTCCGATTGGGCGACCTTGTCCTCGGAGCCCGATCGCACCAGGGCAACGACTTCATGTCCCTGCGCGATCAACTGGCGCACCACCTCATGGCCGACAAATCCCGTTCCGCCCGTGACGAAAACCTTCATCGCTTGAGTCCTTTCTCATGGGGTGTATTTCATCAGGACATCACAAAAAGGGCGAAGTTCCGCGCTTTTTCCTTGCAACGTTTACCTAGGAGGCTGTCGGACTATCCGGGCCGCAGCGAAAATTTGGATGTTTGAGTCCGGATTTTGGCTCCTTTGAGAGCGCATAGCCGTAGCTACGTGCCGAAAAGGAGCCGGAATCCGGGCCAAACAGCCGGATTTGCAGTCGGCTCATGGATAGTCCGACAGCCTCCTAGAACAAACACTAACAGGCACACACCAGCTTTCAACAATCAATTTTGCTTATAGGGCGCGACAGTGACACAGTTTCCTGATCCTTTATTCTGGAAATATTTGCTTTCTGCCCAATCTTGCTACACTTGATTGCAGCCCGGTCAAGGAGGCGTGCATGAACTGGGGAGGAAGATGAACGCACCTGCGGATGCTGGACCGGATCGCAAAAAAGCCACAAATAAGGCCTTATGGTCCTGGGGTTTTTATGACTGGGCGAACCAGTCTTACGCTACCGTTATCCAGACTTTTGTTTTCGCCGCCTATTTCACCAGTCAGGTCGCCACGGACGCCGAACGCGCCACCACCCACTGGAGCCTGACCATCGGGCTCACCGGTTTGTGCGTTGCACTGAGCGGGCCGTTTCTGGGCGCCATCGCCGACCGCGCGGGCCGGCGCAAACCCTGGATCGGGGGCAACACGCTGATTTGCGTCATCGCCACGGCAGGGCTCTGGTTCGTTTACCCGCATCCCGATTATTACTTGCTCGGTCTGATTCTGTTGGCCATTGCCACTTTCGGCGTCCAGACGGCGACTATTTTCTACAACGCCATGCTGGCGGATCTCGCCACGCGACAGGAATATGGTCGCTGGTCGGGCAGGGGCTGGGCCATGGGCTACATCGGCGGAATCTGCTGTCTGGTCGCCGTACTCTTGCTCTTTGCCTGGGAAGGTGCCTTGCTGCCTCTGAACCGCGAAACCGCGGCTCATGTGCGGGCGTCGTTTCCCTTCGTGAGTTTGTGGTTGGTTGTCTTCGCGCTGCCCCTTTTTCTTTTGACTCCGGATCGGCAAGCCAGCGGAAAAAGCTGGCGGCGCTCCATCCGGGAAGGTTTCGGGCAACTGCGCGACTCGGTGCGCAATATTCGGGAACACAAAGGGCTGGTTCGTTTTCTCATTGCCTGGGCGGTTTGCACGGATGGTCTGGCGACGGTTTTCGCTTTGGGCGGGGTCTATGCTGCCGGCACTTTCGGTATGGATGAAACTCAGATTCTGCTGTTCGGAATTGCCCTGAGCCTCACTGCCGGAGCCGGCGCGTTTGGATTTTCCTGGGTCGATGAGCGCATCGGCAGCCGCAAGACGATTCTTCTGGGGCTGAGCGGCCTGTTTGTTTTTTCGACACTGATCCTGGTGGTTACGGAAAACCTCTGGTTCTGGACCTTTGGCCTTCTAATGGGAATTTTTGTCGGTCCGGTGCAGGCCTCGAGCCGTTCATATCTGTCACATGTCGCCCCTGAAGAAATGCGCGGCCAACTGTTCGGCGTGTATGCCTTGGCGGGCAAGTCGACCTCATTTCTCGGGCCGCTGATTGTTGCGGGGTTGACTGCCGCTTTCGGCAGTCAACGACTCGGACTGGCCATCGTTCCGGTTTATTTTCTGGTCGGGTGGCTAATTATGCGCGGAATTCCTGAAAAGAAAGCTGTTTAGAGTATCTTTTAGATCTCGGGAAAAATCAACGGTGGGACATTCGCATCATGCCGATCCACAATTCCGACATCGCCCGTATTTTCAACCAGGTCGCCGATCTGCTCGAGATCAGCGGTGCCAATCCTTTTCGGGTGCGGGCGTATCGCAACGCCGCCCGCACCATCGAGGATCAGCCGCAGAGCGTCGCCGGCATGCTGGACGAGGGGGCGGATCTGTCCGAGCTTTCGGGTATCGGCAAGGATCTGGCGGGTAAAATCAGCGAAATCGTGGAAACCGGCCGCCTGCAAATGCTCGACGATCTGGAACAGGAGATGCCGGGTGAACTGGCAAAGTTGCTCAACATCGCGCAATTGGGCCCGAAACGGGTGGGGACTCTGCACCGGGAGCTTGGCATCGACACCCTCGATGATCTGGCCCAGGCAGCCAAAGCAAAGAAAATCCGCGATTTGAATGGATTTGGCGCAAAGACCGAAAAGAAAATACGCGAAGAACTCAAAAGGCATAAAGGCGCCCAGGCACGCACCAAGTTCGCCGAAGCCGAGCAATTGCTCACACCTCTACTGGACTACCTGGGCGGCATTGAAGGAGTCAAGCAGGTGGCCGTGGCCGGCAGCTACCGCCGCTGTAAGGAAACAGTGGGCGATCTCGACATTCTCTTGACCTGCGCGCACGACAGTCCGGTCATGGATCGTTTTGTAAACTACGAGGATGTCTCCGAGGTGTCGGCCAAGGGCAAGACCAAATCGACGGTGCGGCTGCGCGGCGGCCTGCAGGTCGATGTGCGCGTGGTGCCGCAGGTGAGCTACGGTGCCGCGCTCTATTACTTCACCGGCTCCAAGGAACACAATGTCGCAGTGCGCAAGCGGGCCGTCGAAAAAGGCCTCAAGATCAATGAATATGGGGTGTTCCGCGGCACAGACGACGATGAGGAGCGGATTGCCGGCGCCAGTGAAGAGGAGGTGTTCAAGGCCGTCGATCTTCCCTATATCGCGCCCGAACTGCGCGAGAATCGCGGGGAAATCGAAGCCGCACAAAAAGGCGCGCTGCCAGAGCTTATCGTACGCGAAGATCTGCGCGGTGACCTGCATGCCCACACCAGAGCCACCGACGGTCATGCCTCTTTGCAAGAGATGATTGAAGCAGCGCGCGAACTCGGCTACAGCTATCTGGCCATCACCGAACACAGCCAGGCGGTTAGCGTAGCCAAGGGGTTCAATCGCAAGCGCCTCGAACAGCAGATCGCCGAGATCGATCAACTCTCGGACGAACTTTCCGGGTTCCGCATTTTTAAAAGCATTGAAGTCGACATTCTTGCGGACGGCTCCCTGGATCTTCCCGACGAGGTGCTCGCCAAGCTCGATCTCACCGTGTGCTCCGTGCATTCCAAGTTCAATCTCAGCGTCGAAAAACAGACCGAACGCATCATCCGGGCCATGGATAATCCCCATTTCAATATTCTCGGCCATCCCACCGGGCGGCTCATCAATGAACGTGAGGCCTATGCGGTGGACATGGAGAAAATCATGGGCGCCGCCAAAGAGCGTGGCTGCTTCCTCGAACTCAATGCCCATCCCGACCGCCTCGATCTCAACGATCGGCATTGCCGCATGGCCAAAGAGATGGGTGTGAAGGTGGCCATTTCCACCGATGCGCACAGCACCGCCGGACTCAAAAATATTCGCTACGGCATCGACCAGGCGCGCCGTGGTTGGTTGAGCAAAGATGATGTGCTCAATACGCGCAGAGTGGCGGATCTGTTGAAATTGTTGAAAAGATGAATCTGCCGCAAAGACTTTAACACGGCATTCGGATTTTAAGGTTTTTCATGGACTTCAGAAAAAACCCCAAGAGAGGTGAAAACACCGACAACTCTTCTTCAAGGGCACGCTCAGATGCTTGCCGAACATTGCCGAAAAACACAGGTGTCAGGTTCCCCACGGCTCACCCCCATCATCAGACCCATAGGGTCGCGCAGATCATCAAATGCGAAGGCGAGTTTTCACCGCAAGCGATACCGCCGCGACCTGGGGTACAGGCTGAACAGTTACGCTCATTTTAGAGTCTGGGTTCGACCACTTCACGGTAAAAGCGCTGAGTGACCTCGGCCAGCGCAGGATCAAGGCGCTTGAACATCTCCTGTGTGATCGCAGAGGGCACGCCGCCGAAAAAAGCCTCGGCAATGCTGCCGGTAATGCAGGCGATGGTATCTGAATCCCCGCCGAGAGAGATCGCGTTGCGGATCGCATCCTCGAAATCCTGCGCTTCAAGAAAAGCGATGATCGCCTCGGGCACCGACCCCTGGCAGGTCACATCAAAAACATAATTCGGACGAATGTCATCGAGGCGGCGTTGCAGGTCGTAGCCGCAGCGCCACTGAATGTCGGCTTTGATTTCCTTTTTACTTTTTCCCTGCCGGGCCAGCTGGATGGCGGCAACCACCGCCTGCGCCCCCTTGATGCCTTCGGGGTGATCGTGGGTCACTGCGGCCTGGTCTTGAGCCGCGGCCAGCGCCTGCTTAAGGTCGTCGTAATACCATCCCACCGGACTGGTGCGCATCGCCGAGCCGTTGCCGAAACTGTTGTATGGTCCCATGTCGGGATCCTGCGCCCAACGATGGAAATAGCCGCCGTATCCGGCATGGGGATAATTCTGATAATAACGGCGCAGGGCCTCGGCGAAATCCTGCTGATCGAGCAGGCTCTCCGCCAGGGCGATGCTCAAGACGCTGTCGTCGGTAAACGTACATTCGGGGTGAAAAAGAGCGAAATCCTTGCGCTGGATATTCGCATGTTCAAAGCGCGAACCGATGATATCTCCCGCCAGTGCACCGAGCATGATAGATCTCCTGAAGATTGTCTCTGTTCCTTGCCCGCCGCTGGTGACCCTGATGCAGGCTGGTAAGCTTTACTTCTAACACATCACAGGGACAGTGCCAGAAAACCACAGATGCGAACGAGGGGGAAAACGCATGGGAGGGCAGAACCTGTTTGATCTCAAGGAATTGCGCGAACGCCTTCAGATTTTTCGTGATCGCGCCCATGCCGGGGAGGTGCTTGCCGGCATGCTCACCGCGCTTAAATCACATGATCCTCTGGTACTGGGGATTCCCGCCGGCGGCGTGCCCGTGGCCGAACGGGTCGCCGCCCGACTTGGCTGTCCCCTCGATGTGGCGGTGGTGAGCAAGATCACCCTGCCGTGGAATACCGAGGCGGGCTACGGCGCCGTGGCCTTTGACGGCACTGTGCGCATCAACGAAGATCTGCTCCCCCACCTTGATCTGTCCCCGGAACAGGTGCAGAAGGATATCCAGACAACCCGCGACAAGGTCCAAGGCCGCGTGCAACTTTTTCGCGGCACACGCCCCTTTCCCGCTGTCATCGGACGGGCAGTCATCCTGGTGGATGATGGTCTGGCTTCGGGATTCACGCTGCTGACGGCGGTGGAGGCCCTGCGCAATGCCGGGGCCGACAATCTATCTGTCGCCGTCCCGACCGCACATGAGAAGTCCCTGGCGCGTGTCGCGCCCCTGGTCGAGGCTCTCTATTGCGCCAATGTGCGCAGCGGCTGGAGCTTTGCCGTGGCCGAAGCCTATCAACTCTGGTACGACGTGACGGCCGAAGAAGCCCGGCGGCTCATCACTGGTTATACACAGTGATCATTTATTCCACGTCACTGCTGTCTCATAGTTTGAGCGAAAAACAAAACCATAGGACTCTGACCCCGTCCAGAGGACGGGGATTTCTACTTCGCATTAAAGTTTACCCAAAAATTTCATCCTTTGCCCGGAATGATGAATTTTTCAACGGCGCAAAAAAATACACCTTCGGATCGCGTCAATCTCACCAAATTCATATCAGCAGTTGCGGAGGCCGATTAATTCAGTAGGCTGAAAAAAAAAACAATCTTTATGCGAGGATTCAATGTCCAGATATTCGACAATTCTCTTCGACTTCGGCGGGGTCCTCGCGGAGGAAGGTTTTCGCGAAGGGCTCAAGGAAATCGGGCGCAGATTCGGGCTTGATCCCGAAGAAATCTACAATCTTGGCAAAGACCTTGTTTATGCCTGTGGTTATGTCGTAGGAGGGGTCGGTGAAGCCTGTTTCTGGGACGAATTTCGTTGCCGAACGAAAATCTCCGCGACGGACGAGGAACTGCGCCGGGAAATCTTGTCGCGATTCTCTCTGCGTGATGAAATGCTGACAGCCGTTGCCGGATTGCGAAAGCGCGGATACAGGGTGGCCATTCTCAGCGATCAAACCAACTGGCTCGACGAACTCAACAAAAAATACGGCTTTTTTTCCTATTTCGACGAAATCTTCAACAGCTTCCACCATGGCCGCAGCAAAAAAGACCCCCAAGTCTTTGCCGACGTCGTCGAAAAGTTAGGAATTCGCCCCGAAGAGGCTCTCTTCCTCGATGACGACCGTCAGAACCTGGAACGAGCCAAGAGCAAAAAAATAGAGGGGCTCCTCGTGGTTGAAAGCTCCAGCGCACTGAGCAAACTGAGTGAGATTCTCGGCGAGGAGCTGACGTAGAAAACCCTCAGGGAGCCACCGTGACTTCGGGACAGAGGAAAACATCCTGGATGGCGTTCAGCAGCTTTGCCCCTTCCGCCATCGGCCGTTGAAAAGCCTTGCGCCCGCTGATCAGTCCCGTGCCGCCGGCACGTTTGTTGATGACGGCAGTGCGTACCGCTTGAGCGAGGTCGCCCACGCCCGCTGAGGATCCGCCGGAATTGATAAGTCCCACCCGACCCATGTAGCAGTTGACCACCTGATAGCGCGTCCACTCGATGGGATGATCCGGAACCAGGTCGCCGTAAATCCGGTCATGCGTCTTGCCGAATTTCAAGGCGGGATATCCGCCGTTGCATTCGGGCTGTTTCTGCTTGATGATGTCTGCCTGCAGAGTGACGCCGAGATGGTTGGCTTGTCCCGTAAGATCGG
Proteins encoded in this region:
- a CDS encoding VOC family protein, translated to MQAKPRKTTAIGINHVALEVGDIDEALAFYGELFNFKLRGRKDKMAFIDLGDQYLALTEGRSQEPDTKRHFGLVVDDREAMRPLVQRLGCTILSSPFPSGLDFLDPWGNYIQVVEYASVQFTKSPEVLAGMGLPGLHKDDQVLKELKEKGMEPPQNS
- a CDS encoding site-2 protease family protein, whose translation is MAPKTLFSNPITLFKLFGFAVRIDASWIFIALLVVWALAAGFFPHRQPDLSQETYWLMGVIGALGLFASIIFHELWHSLVARRFDLPMTGITLFLFGGMAEMDEEPQRPMAEFAMAIAGPIASIVIGAVFYLIYSWGGDYLPVPLTEVLWYLAFINWVLAAFNLIPAYPLDGGRILRSALWRWKGDLSWATHKAANFGAGFGLVLILLGVVHLLAGNLVGGIWHAILGLFLRSAAQMSYQQVLMQESFEDVPVLQLIKQPPVTVSPQISIQELIDDYVYSYHFKMFPVVEGDRLLGCVTTRAVKEIPREQWSTTRVDSIIVDCAQTHAVDPHTPVTKALNHMKKNDLSRLMVVEDGRVKGIVSLKDILKAFSTRRELEE
- a CDS encoding complex I NDUFA9 subunit family protein, encoding MKVFVTGGTGFVGHEVVRQLIAQGHEVVALVRSGSEDKVAQSEQVKIHTGDVTEPDSLPQGMQGCDAVIHLVGIIRQFPDKGVTFERLHVEGSRNVREAAAAQGVKRLLHMSANGTRQDAETGYHKTKWQAEQELRDSELDWTIFRPSLIFGPGGEFVEMLAELIRKLPVVPVIGDGQYRIQPVSVVQVAETFVKALTLPETSGQIYHLGGAESYTYDEVLDLTGKALGKDKVHKLHQPVPMVKPIVKLLEDFEKFPLTQDQLAMLLEGNECNIQNWTETFSIQPISYAEGIGECFRG
- a CDS encoding MFS transporter, giving the protein MNAPADAGPDRKKATNKALWSWGFYDWANQSYATVIQTFVFAAYFTSQVATDAERATTHWSLTIGLTGLCVALSGPFLGAIADRAGRRKPWIGGNTLICVIATAGLWFVYPHPDYYLLGLILLAIATFGVQTATIFYNAMLADLATRQEYGRWSGRGWAMGYIGGICCLVAVLLLFAWEGALLPLNRETAAHVRASFPFVSLWLVVFALPLFLLTPDRQASGKSWRRSIREGFGQLRDSVRNIREHKGLVRFLIAWAVCTDGLATVFALGGVYAAGTFGMDETQILLFGIALSLTAGAGAFGFSWVDERIGSRKTILLGLSGLFVFSTLILVVTENLWFWTFGLLMGIFVGPVQASSRSYLSHVAPEEMRGQLFGVYALAGKSTSFLGPLIVAGLTAAFGSQRLGLAIVPVYFLVGWLIMRGIPEKKAV
- the polX gene encoding DNA polymerase/3'-5' exonuclease PolX, with the translated sequence MPIHNSDIARIFNQVADLLEISGANPFRVRAYRNAARTIEDQPQSVAGMLDEGADLSELSGIGKDLAGKISEIVETGRLQMLDDLEQEMPGELAKLLNIAQLGPKRVGTLHRELGIDTLDDLAQAAKAKKIRDLNGFGAKTEKKIREELKRHKGAQARTKFAEAEQLLTPLLDYLGGIEGVKQVAVAGSYRRCKETVGDLDILLTCAHDSPVMDRFVNYEDVSEVSAKGKTKSTVRLRGGLQVDVRVVPQVSYGAALYYFTGSKEHNVAVRKRAVEKGLKINEYGVFRGTDDDEERIAGASEEEVFKAVDLPYIAPELRENRGEIEAAQKGALPELIVREDLRGDLHAHTRATDGHASLQEMIEAARELGYSYLAITEHSQAVSVAKGFNRKRLEQQIAEIDQLSDELSGFRIFKSIEVDILADGSLDLPDEVLAKLDLTVCSVHSKFNLSVEKQTERIIRAMDNPHFNILGHPTGRLINEREAYAVDMEKIMGAAKERGCFLELNAHPDRLDLNDRHCRMAKEMGVKVAISTDAHSTAGLKNIRYGIDQARRGWLSKDDVLNTRRVADLLKLLKR
- a CDS encoding ADP-ribosylglycohydrolase family protein; protein product: MLGALAGDIIGSRFEHANIQRKDFALFHPECTFTDDSVLSIALAESLLDQQDFAEALRRYYQNYPHAGYGGYFHRWAQDPDMGPYNSFGNGSAMRTSPVGWYYDDLKQALAAAQDQAAVTHDHPEGIKGAQAVVAAIQLARQGKSKKEIKADIQWRCGYDLQRRLDDIRPNYVFDVTCQGSVPEAIIAFLEAQDFEDAIRNAISLGGDSDTIACITGSIAEAFFGGVPSAITQEMFKRLDPALAEVTQRFYREVVEPRL
- a CDS encoding phosphoribosyltransferase, yielding MGGQNLFDLKELRERLQIFRDRAHAGEVLAGMLTALKSHDPLVLGIPAGGVPVAERVAARLGCPLDVAVVSKITLPWNTEAGYGAVAFDGTVRINEDLLPHLDLSPEQVQKDIQTTRDKVQGRVQLFRGTRPFPAVIGRAVILVDDGLASGFTLLTAVEALRNAGADNLSVAVPTAHEKSLARVAPLVEALYCANVRSGWSFAVAEAYQLWYDVTAEEARRLITGYTQ
- a CDS encoding HAD family hydrolase, coding for MSRYSTILFDFGGVLAEEGFREGLKEIGRRFGLDPEEIYNLGKDLVYACGYVVGGVGEACFWDEFRCRTKISATDEELRREILSRFSLRDEMLTAVAGLRKRGYRVAILSDQTNWLDELNKKYGFFSYFDEIFNSFHHGRSKKDPQVFADVVEKLGIRPEEALFLDDDRQNLERAKSKKIEGLLVVESSSALSKLSEILGEELT